The following coding sequences lie in one Pseudomonas svalbardensis genomic window:
- a CDS encoding Trm112 family protein, whose amino-acid sequence MDTKLLDILACPVCKGPLKLSADKTELISKGAGLAYPIRDGIPVMLETEARTLTTDERLDK is encoded by the coding sequence ATGGACACCAAATTGCTCGATATCCTCGCTTGCCCGGTCTGCAAAGGCCCGCTCAAGCTCAGTGCCGACAAAACCGAGCTGATCAGCAAGGGCGCAGGCCTGGCTTACCCGATTCGCGACGGCATCCCGGTGATGCTCGAAACCGAAGCCCGCACCCTGACCACCGACGAGCGTCTGGATAAATGA
- a CDS encoding nucleotidyltransferase family protein — protein sequence MSEPIGVIVLAAGQGSRFRQEAGAERDKLVADCTGREGAVHSMIEQVLVNLPASLEKRVLVTTVDRPQVIRMAKAYGCEIVLIESTGMGDSIAAGVAACPQLGGWLIVLGDMPFILPSSIERVVAEIADDAVSVPVHQGEYGHPVGFGRSFGSALMALSGDRGAKALFAQARVVEVAVGDPGVLWDVDVPEKLIYPQ from the coding sequence ATGAGCGAGCCCATCGGCGTCATCGTGTTGGCAGCGGGGCAGGGCAGTCGGTTTCGACAGGAGGCCGGTGCCGAGAGGGACAAGCTGGTGGCGGATTGTACGGGGCGCGAGGGTGCTGTTCATTCGATGATCGAGCAAGTGCTGGTGAATTTGCCGGCCTCTCTTGAGAAGCGCGTCCTGGTGACCACTGTGGATCGACCACAAGTGATCCGCATGGCCAAGGCCTATGGCTGCGAGATTGTGCTGATCGAATCGACCGGCATGGGTGACAGCATCGCGGCCGGGGTGGCGGCGTGTCCGCAGCTCGGCGGCTGGCTGATTGTGCTGGGGGATATGCCGTTTATCTTGCCGTCGAGTATTGAGCGGGTGGTGGCGGAGATTGCTGATGACGCCGTCAGTGTTCCGGTGCATCAAGGTGAGTATGGGCATCCGGTGGGATTTGGGCGCAGTTTTGGTTCGGCGTTGATGGCGTTGTCCGGTGATCGAGGTGCCAAGGCGTTGTTTGCGCAGGCGAGAGTCGTCGAGGTGGCAGTGGGCGATCCCGGGGTGTTGTGGGATGTGGATGTGCCAGAGAAATTGATCTACCCGCAATGA
- a CDS encoding MotA/TolQ/ExbB proton channel family protein codes for MWELVKSGGWMMIPIILSSIAAMAIVAERLWTLRASRVTPEHLLGQVWVWIKDKQLNKDKLKELRANSPLGEILAAGLANSRHGREIMKECIEEAAARVVHELERYINALGTIAAMAPLLGLLGTVLGMIDIFSAFMGSGMTTNAAVLAGGISKALITTAAGLMVGIPAVFFHRFLQRRIDELVVGMEQEAIKLVEVVQGDRDVDLNGSKA; via the coding sequence GTGTGGGAATTGGTCAAATCCGGCGGATGGATGATGATACCGATCATTCTGAGTTCCATCGCAGCCATGGCGATCGTCGCCGAACGTCTCTGGACCCTGCGAGCCAGCCGTGTGACCCCGGAGCATTTGCTCGGGCAGGTCTGGGTCTGGATCAAGGACAAACAACTCAATAAGGACAAACTCAAGGAACTGCGCGCCAACTCGCCGCTGGGCGAAATCCTGGCTGCCGGCCTGGCCAACTCCAGGCATGGTCGCGAGATCATGAAAGAGTGCATAGAAGAAGCCGCCGCGCGAGTGGTTCACGAGCTCGAACGCTACATCAATGCGCTGGGCACCATCGCCGCCATGGCCCCGTTGCTGGGTCTGTTGGGGACGGTGTTGGGCATGATCGATATCTTCAGCGCATTCATGGGTTCGGGCATGACCACTAACGCTGCCGTGTTGGCCGGTGGTATCTCCAAGGCCCTGATTACTACGGCCGCAGGCCTGATGGTCGGCATCCCGGCGGTATTCTTCCACCGGTTCCTGCAACGCAGGATCGATGAACTGGTGGTGGGCATGGAGCAGGAAGCGATCAAGCTTGTCGAGGTGGTGCAGGGCGACCGTGATGTTGACCTGAATGGGAGCAAAGCGTGA
- the murB gene encoding UDP-N-acetylmuramate dehydrogenase, producing the protein MSLQVHAQVSLKPFNSFGVDVKARLFAEAHSDADVREALAYAEEHDVPLLVIGGGSNLLLTADIQSLVLRMATRGIRILSDDGSKVVIEAEAGEPWHPFVQHTLAQGLSGLENLSLIPGTVGAAPMQNIGAYGVEIKDVFAGLTALDRQTGDLRDFTLEECNFAYRDSLFKQEPGRWLILRVRFILDRAAHLHLEYGPVRQRLTEQGIDHPTATDVSQAICSIRNEKLPDPAVLGNAGSFFKNPLVPAALVAQLKGEYPDLVAYAQPDGQMKLAAGWLIERAGWKGFRDADVGVHKLQALVLVNYGNATGLQLLNLAQRIQKDISERFHVDLEMEPNRY; encoded by the coding sequence ATGAGTTTGCAGGTGCACGCCCAGGTTTCGCTCAAACCGTTCAACAGCTTTGGTGTCGACGTTAAGGCCAGGCTGTTTGCCGAAGCCCACAGCGATGCCGACGTGCGTGAAGCCCTGGCCTATGCGGAGGAACATGATGTGCCGCTGCTGGTGATTGGCGGTGGCAGCAACCTGCTGCTGACGGCCGATATCCAGTCGCTGGTGCTGCGCATGGCCACGCGCGGGATTCGCATCCTGAGCGATGACGGCAGCAAGGTCGTGATCGAAGCCGAGGCCGGCGAGCCTTGGCATCCGTTCGTGCAGCACACCTTGGCGCAGGGTTTGTCGGGCCTGGAAAACCTCAGTCTGATCCCCGGCACCGTCGGTGCGGCACCGATGCAGAACATCGGTGCTTATGGCGTGGAGATCAAGGATGTGTTCGCCGGCCTGACCGCGCTGGATCGTCAGACCGGCGACTTGCGGGATTTCACCCTGGAAGAATGCAACTTCGCCTACCGCGACAGCCTGTTCAAGCAGGAACCGGGGCGTTGGTTGATCCTGCGGGTTCGTTTCATCCTGGACCGCGCCGCGCACCTGCATCTGGAGTACGGCCCGGTGCGCCAGCGCCTGACCGAGCAAGGTATCGATCATCCGACAGCCACTGATGTCAGTCAGGCGATTTGCAGCATCCGCAACGAAAAGCTCCCGGACCCGGCGGTGCTTGGCAATGCCGGCAGCTTCTTCAAGAATCCTTTGGTGCCAGCGGCGCTTGTCGCGCAACTCAAAGGTGAATATCCGGATCTGGTGGCCTACGCGCAACCCGACGGGCAAATGAAACTGGCAGCGGGGTGGCTGATCGAGCGGGCCGGCTGGAAAGGTTTCCGTGACGCCGATGTCGGCGTGCATAAATTGCAGGCGTTGGTGCTGGTCAACTACGGCAACGCGACCGGTCTGCAATTGCTGAACCTGGCGCAACGCATTCAGAAAGACATTTCGGAACGTTTCCATGTCGACCTGGAAATGGAGCCCAATCGGTATTGA
- a CDS encoding (2Fe-2S)-binding protein, giving the protein MNTLKLNGQYYKMDVSDEMPLLWAIRDVAGGHPGTKFGCGMGLCGACTIHIDGQPARACITPISSVNGQNVTTIDELHNDPIGQVVQQAWLDTAVAQCGFCQGGQIMSATALLKTNPNPSDEQIEEAMVGNICRCGTYNRIKTAIRQASTHLKEAKA; this is encoded by the coding sequence ATGAATACCCTGAAGCTTAACGGTCAATACTACAAAATGGATGTGTCGGACGAGATGCCGCTGCTGTGGGCTATTCGCGATGTAGCGGGCGGCCATCCAGGCACGAAATTCGGCTGCGGCATGGGGCTGTGCGGTGCCTGTACGATTCATATCGACGGTCAGCCTGCGCGGGCGTGCATCACGCCGATCAGTTCCGTGAACGGGCAGAATGTCACCACCATCGACGAGTTGCACAACGACCCGATCGGGCAAGTCGTCCAGCAAGCCTGGCTCGACACCGCCGTGGCCCAGTGCGGTTTCTGTCAGGGCGGGCAGATCATGTCCGCCACGGCGCTGCTCAAGACCAACCCGAACCCCAGCGACGAACAGATCGAAGAGGCAATGGTCGGCAATATTTGCCGCTGCGGCACTTACAACCGCATCAAGACCGCCATCCGCCAGGCATCCACTCACCTGAAGGAGGCCAAGGCATGA
- a CDS encoding low molecular weight protein-tyrosine-phosphatase: MRVLFVCLGNICRSPTAEGVLRHKLREAGLADQIEVASAGTGDWHVGKSPDKRSQAAAKLRGYDLSAQRAQQVSRADFATYDLILAMDHSNLRNLKALQPARGKAELDLFLRRYQSDIDEVPDPYYDSDQGFEQVLDLIERASDLLVIELKGRL, encoded by the coding sequence ATGCGGGTTTTGTTTGTCTGCCTGGGCAACATCTGCCGTTCGCCCACGGCAGAAGGCGTGTTGCGACACAAACTGCGCGAAGCGGGGCTGGCCGATCAAATCGAAGTCGCCTCCGCTGGCACCGGTGACTGGCACGTCGGCAAGTCCCCGGACAAGCGCAGCCAGGCTGCGGCGAAACTGCGCGGTTATGACCTGTCCGCCCAGCGCGCCCAGCAAGTGTCCCGCGCCGATTTCGCCACCTACGACCTGATTCTGGCGATGGACCACAGCAACCTGCGCAACCTCAAGGCCTTGCAACCGGCCAGGGGCAAGGCCGAGCTGGACCTGTTCCTGCGTCGCTACCAGTCAGACATCGATGAAGTGCCGGATCCGTACTACGACAGCGACCAAGGCTTCGAGCAGGTGCTGGACCTGATCGAGCGCGCCAGTGATTTGCTGGTGATCGAATTGAAGGGACGGTTATGA
- a CDS encoding xanthine dehydrogenase family protein molybdopterin-binding subunit, translating to MSQLPNDFALSNLSRRGFLKGVSATSALVLVASWGWQDAFAAEKEKTFGADGMPNGWIDDPKVYVSIAADGMVTVVCNRSEMGQGVRTSLTMVVADELEADWAMMKVQQAPGDEVRFGNQDTDGSRSMRHWYEPMRRCGAAARTMLEQAAAEQWKVPVSECRAQLHKVIHQPTGRELGYGALAAAAGALAVPARDSLRLKQPSEFRYIGKEGTKAIDGADIVNGRAIYGADVHFDGMLYATIARPAVYGGKVKSVDSSAAMKVPGVIKVIQIEDRPLPLEFQPLGGVAVVASNTWAAIKGREALKIEWDDGPNASYDSIAYRKEIEAASLKSGKVVRNTGNIDDAMGSADSTLEASYYLPHLTQAPMEPMVAIARFKDGVCEAWAPSQAPQVTRERIGERLGIPFDNVTFNVTLLGGGFGRKSKPDFIIEAAILAKEFPGKALRVQWTREDDIHCSYFHTVSAEYLKASLNKDGLPSGWLHRTVAPSITALFAPGMNHEAAFELGMGFTNMAYAIPNVRLENPEATVHTRVGWYRSVSNIPHGFAIQSFVDELAHKAGQDPLKYQIKLLGPDRQIDPRTLSEEWNYGESPERYPIDTARLRTVLETAAKASGWGRELPKGRGLGLAVHYSFVTYVAAVIEVEVKDDGTLIVHKADIAVDCGPQINPERIRAQFEGACVMGLGNAVLGEISFKDGKVQQDNFHMYEVARMSLAPKEVAVHLVTPPGNVPLGGVGEPGVPPIAPALCNAIFAATGKRIRNLPVRYQLQGWQKAQA from the coding sequence ATGAGCCAGCTACCGAATGATTTCGCGCTGAGCAACCTCAGTCGTCGCGGTTTCCTCAAAGGCGTTAGCGCCACCAGTGCGCTGGTACTGGTTGCGAGCTGGGGCTGGCAAGACGCTTTCGCTGCCGAGAAAGAGAAGACATTCGGCGCCGATGGCATGCCCAACGGCTGGATCGACGATCCCAAGGTGTACGTCAGCATTGCCGCCGACGGCATGGTGACCGTGGTCTGCAACCGTTCGGAAATGGGCCAGGGTGTGCGCACCAGCCTGACGATGGTGGTGGCCGATGAGCTGGAAGCCGACTGGGCGATGATGAAGGTGCAACAGGCGCCGGGCGACGAAGTGCGCTTCGGCAACCAGGACACCGATGGCTCGCGCAGCATGCGCCACTGGTACGAGCCGATGCGTCGCTGCGGTGCTGCCGCGCGGACCATGCTTGAACAAGCGGCAGCCGAACAGTGGAAGGTGCCGGTCAGCGAATGCCGAGCGCAACTGCATAAAGTCATTCACCAACCGACCGGTCGTGAGCTGGGTTACGGCGCTTTGGCCGCCGCGGCCGGTGCGCTGGCGGTACCGGCGCGTGACAGCCTGCGGCTCAAGCAGCCGTCGGAATTCCGCTATATCGGCAAGGAAGGCACCAAGGCTATCGACGGTGCCGACATCGTCAATGGCCGCGCTATTTACGGTGCAGATGTACATTTCGACGGCATGCTCTACGCCACCATTGCACGTCCTGCGGTGTACGGCGGCAAGGTTAAGTCCGTCGACTCCAGCGCCGCGATGAAAGTCCCGGGCGTGATCAAGGTCATTCAGATCGAAGATCGTCCACTGCCGTTGGAGTTTCAACCGCTGGGCGGCGTGGCCGTGGTGGCCAGCAATACCTGGGCGGCGATCAAGGGCCGCGAAGCGCTGAAAATCGAGTGGGACGATGGCCCCAACGCCAGTTACGACTCGATCGCCTACCGCAAGGAAATTGAGGCAGCATCCCTCAAATCCGGCAAAGTGGTGCGCAATACCGGCAACATCGATGACGCGATGGGCAGCGCCGACAGCACACTCGAAGCATCCTATTACCTGCCGCACCTGACGCAGGCGCCAATGGAACCGATGGTCGCCATCGCCCGCTTCAAGGACGGTGTGTGCGAAGCCTGGGCTCCAAGCCAGGCACCCCAAGTCACTCGCGAACGAATTGGCGAGCGCCTCGGTATTCCGTTCGATAACGTCACCTTCAACGTCACCTTGCTCGGTGGTGGTTTCGGTCGTAAATCCAAACCGGACTTCATCATTGAAGCCGCAATCCTTGCCAAGGAATTCCCCGGCAAGGCACTGCGGGTGCAATGGACCCGTGAAGACGACATCCACTGCTCCTATTTCCACACGGTGTCGGCCGAGTACCTGAAAGCCAGCCTGAACAAGGACGGCCTGCCGTCCGGCTGGTTGCACCGCACCGTGGCGCCAAGCATCACTGCGTTGTTTGCGCCGGGCATGAATCATGAGGCGGCCTTCGAGCTGGGCATGGGCTTTACCAACATGGCTTACGCGATTCCTAACGTGCGCCTGGAAAACCCGGAAGCGACGGTCCATACCCGGGTCGGCTGGTATCGCTCGGTGTCGAACATTCCTCACGGTTTTGCGATTCAGAGCTTTGTCGATGAACTGGCGCACAAGGCCGGCCAGGATCCGCTCAAGTACCAGATCAAATTGCTCGGCCCGGACCGGCAGATCGATCCGCGCACCTTGAGTGAAGAGTGGAACTACGGCGAATCGCCCGAGCGTTATCCGATCGACACCGCACGTCTGCGCACGGTACTGGAAACCGCCGCCAAAGCTTCCGGTTGGGGCCGCGAGTTGCCCAAGGGCCGAGGTCTGGGTCTGGCGGTGCATTACAGTTTCGTGACCTATGTGGCAGCGGTGATTGAGGTTGAAGTCAAAGACGACGGCACGCTGATCGTGCACAAGGCCGACATCGCGGTGGATTGCGGACCGCAGATCAACCCCGAGCGGATTCGTGCGCAGTTCGAAGGCGCCTGTGTCATGGGCCTGGGCAACGCGGTGCTGGGGGAAATCAGCTTCAAGGACGGCAAGGTCCAGCAGGACAACTTCCACATGTATGAAGTGGCGCGCATGTCCCTGGCGCCGAAGGAAGTCGCGGTTCATCTGGTCACGCCGCCAGGCAACGTGCCATTGGGCGGTGTCGGTGAACCGGGCGTGCCACCGATTGCGCCAGCGCTGTGCAACGCAATCTTTGCCGCCACCGGCAAACGCATCCGCAACTTGCCGGTTCGCTATCAGCTGCAAGGTTGGCAGAAGGCGCAGGCCTGA
- a CDS encoding ExbD/TolR family protein: MKFRRKQRENVDINLASLIDVVFILLLFFVVTTTFTRETQLRVDLPEAVSGSPAEDQQVKHLDVAISAEGAFSVNNQVLPKNDLATLMDALQKESSGDTNLPLSISADGKTQHQSVITAMDAAGKLGFSHLRMTTVEAAPPAP, translated from the coding sequence GTGAAATTCCGCCGCAAGCAACGGGAGAATGTAGACATCAACCTCGCGTCGCTGATTGACGTGGTGTTTATCCTGCTGCTGTTTTTCGTTGTCACCACCACGTTTACCCGTGAAACCCAGTTGCGCGTTGATCTGCCGGAAGCGGTCAGCGGTTCGCCTGCCGAAGACCAGCAGGTCAAGCATCTGGACGTTGCCATCAGTGCCGAAGGCGCCTTCTCGGTGAATAATCAGGTATTGCCCAAGAACGACCTGGCGACCCTGATGGATGCGCTGCAGAAAGAATCCAGTGGCGACACCAACCTGCCGCTGTCCATCAGCGCCGACGGCAAGACTCAGCATCAGTCCGTCATCACCGCCATGGACGCCGCCGGTAAACTCGGTTTCAGCCACCTGCGCATGACCACTGTCGAGGCGGCGCCGCCCGCGCCCTGA
- the lpxK gene encoding tetraacyldisaccharide 4'-kinase — MAMSDRLLAAWYQGHPALKLLQPLEWLYRRVVMNKRKRFLAGEGEIYQPPVPLIVVGNITVGGTGKTPLILWMIQHCQRSGLRVGVVSRGYGAKPPQLPWRVEADQSADIAGDEPLLIVQRTGVPLMIDPDRSSAVKALLASEPLDLILSDDGMQHYRLARDLELVLIDAARGLGNQRCLPAGPLREPAERLQSVDAVLYNGADDDREGGFAFQLQPTELVNLRSGERRPLDHFPAGQALHAVAGIGNPQRFFTTLETLHWQPVPHAFADHAEYSVQALNFTPSLPLVMTEKDAVKCRAFAAADWWYLAVDAAPSPAFVAWFDTQLMRLLPARLLP; from the coding sequence ATGGCCATGTCCGATCGCTTGCTCGCCGCATGGTACCAAGGTCATCCGGCCTTGAAGCTGTTGCAGCCGCTGGAGTGGCTGTATCGGCGCGTGGTCATGAACAAACGCAAGCGTTTTCTGGCGGGTGAGGGCGAGATCTATCAACCGCCGGTGCCGCTGATCGTAGTCGGTAACATCACCGTCGGCGGCACCGGCAAGACGCCACTGATTCTATGGATGATCCAGCACTGCCAGCGCAGCGGTTTGCGGGTTGGCGTGGTCAGCCGAGGTTACGGCGCCAAACCGCCGCAACTGCCTTGGCGAGTCGAGGCGGATCAAAGCGCCGATATCGCAGGCGACGAACCGCTCTTGATCGTCCAGCGCACCGGCGTTCCGTTGATGATCGACCCGGACCGCAGCAGCGCCGTCAAAGCCCTGCTGGCGAGTGAACCGCTGGACCTGATCCTGTCCGACGACGGCATGCAGCATTACCGTCTGGCCCGCGACCTGGAGCTGGTACTGATCGACGCCGCCCGAGGTTTGGGCAACCAGCGCTGTCTGCCCGCCGGGCCGTTGCGTGAGCCGGCCGAGCGCCTGCAAAGCGTCGACGCGGTGCTGTACAACGGTGCCGATGACGATCGCGAAGGCGGTTTTGCCTTCCAGCTTCAACCCACCGAACTGGTCAATCTGCGAAGCGGCGAGCGGCGTCCCCTCGATCACTTTCCCGCAGGCCAGGCGCTGCACGCCGTGGCCGGGATCGGCAACCCGCAGCGTTTCTTCACAACCCTCGAAACGCTACACTGGCAACCAGTCCCGCATGCGTTTGCCGACCACGCCGAATACAGCGTGCAGGCCTTGAATTTCACACCGTCATTGCCGTTGGTGATGACCGAAAAGGACGCGGTGAAGTGCCGTGCCTTCGCCGCCGCCGATTGGTGGTACCTGGCGGTCGATGCTGCGCCATCGCCGGCCTTCGTGGCCTGGTTCGATACGCAGCTGATGCGCCTGTTGCCGGCTCGTCTTTTGCCTTAA
- the kdsB gene encoding 3-deoxy-manno-octulosonate cytidylyltransferase produces MTTAFTVVIPSRYASTRLPGKPLLLIAGKPMIQHVWEQASKSSAQRVVVATDDARIVEACNGFGAEVVLTREDHNSGTDRLAEVAAKLGLAPDAIVVNVQGDEPLIPPSVIDQVAANLAAHTEARMATLAEPIEDVETLFNPNVVKVVSDLNGLALTFSRATLPWARDAFAKSREQLPEGVPYRRHIGIYAYRAGFLHDFVSWGPCWLENTESLEQLRALWHGVRIHVADALIAPPTGVDTVEDLERVRRLLEA; encoded by the coding sequence ATGACCACAGCCTTTACCGTTGTCATTCCATCGCGTTATGCCTCCACTCGTTTGCCGGGCAAACCGCTGCTCCTGATCGCCGGCAAGCCGATGATCCAGCACGTCTGGGAACAGGCGAGCAAAAGCAGTGCTCAGCGCGTGGTGGTTGCCACTGACGATGCGCGCATCGTCGAGGCCTGCAACGGGTTTGGCGCTGAAGTGGTGCTGACCCGCGAAGATCACAATTCCGGCACCGACCGTTTGGCCGAAGTCGCCGCGAAGCTGGGCCTGGCGCCCGACGCCATTGTGGTCAACGTCCAGGGTGACGAACCGTTGATCCCGCCGAGCGTGATCGATCAGGTTGCCGCCAACCTGGCCGCCCACACCGAAGCGCGCATGGCCACGTTGGCTGAGCCGATCGAAGACGTGGAAACCCTGTTTAACCCCAACGTGGTCAAGGTTGTCAGCGACCTTAATGGCCTGGCGCTGACCTTCAGTCGTGCCACGTTGCCGTGGGCCCGGGACGCGTTCGCCAAAAGCCGCGAGCAATTGCCGGAAGGCGTGCCGTATCGCCGGCACATTGGCATCTATGCCTACCGCGCCGGTTTCCTGCATGACTTCGTCAGCTGGGGCCCATGCTGGCTGGAAAATACCGAATCCCTGGAACAGCTGCGTGCCCTGTGGCACGGCGTGCGGATTCACGTCGCCGACGCGCTGATCGCACCGCCCACCGGCGTCGATACCGTTGAAGACCTTGAGCGCGTTCGTCGCCTGCTGGAGGCCTGA
- a CDS encoding XdhC family protein: MDSVDLNVLRSVLEWRRAGQRVVLYSVVQTWGTAPRAPGAMLALREDGVVIGSVSGGCVEDDLIARLHDGRIPADGPPVQLITYGVTREEAARFGLPCGGTLRLTEERVSDPAWVAELLARCEAHEIVARSLSVETGEVMLQPADKTDVLMFDGKTLRAIYGPRWRLLLIGAGQLSRYVAEMARLLDFEVLICDPRTEFVYGWEEQHGRFVSGMPDDAVLSIQTDERTAIVALTHDPRLDDMALLTALDSRAFYVGALGSRVNSLKRRENLAQLGLSQEAISRLHGPIGLHIGSHTPAEIALSLLAEIVAIKNGVELKQKKLLQEVV; this comes from the coding sequence ATGGACAGCGTCGATCTGAATGTCCTGCGCAGCGTGCTCGAATGGCGCCGCGCCGGTCAGCGGGTGGTGTTGTACAGCGTGGTCCAGACCTGGGGCACTGCGCCGCGAGCACCTGGCGCCATGCTGGCCTTGCGTGAAGATGGCGTGGTGATTGGCTCGGTGTCCGGTGGTTGTGTCGAAGACGATTTGATTGCCCGGCTGCACGACGGTCGTATTCCCGCCGATGGGCCGCCGGTGCAATTGATCACTTACGGCGTCACCCGTGAAGAGGCGGCACGCTTCGGTTTGCCGTGCGGCGGCACCTTGCGCCTGACCGAGGAGCGGGTCAGCGATCCGGCTTGGGTCGCCGAGTTGCTGGCGCGCTGCGAGGCGCATGAAATCGTGGCTCGCTCACTCAGTGTCGAGACGGGTGAAGTCATGCTGCAACCGGCTGACAAGACGGATGTGCTGATGTTCGATGGCAAGACATTGCGCGCCATCTACGGCCCGCGTTGGCGGCTTTTGCTGATCGGCGCCGGGCAGTTGTCCCGTTATGTCGCCGAGATGGCGCGGCTGCTGGATTTCGAAGTGCTGATCTGCGATCCACGTACCGAGTTCGTTTACGGCTGGGAAGAGCAGCACGGGCGATTTGTTTCGGGCATGCCCGATGACGCGGTGCTCAGCATCCAGACTGACGAGCGTACGGCCATCGTCGCGCTGACCCACGATCCTCGACTCGATGACATGGCGCTGCTCACGGCCCTGGATTCCAGGGCGTTTTATGTCGGTGCGCTGGGCTCCCGGGTCAACAGCCTCAAACGCCGGGAAAATCTCGCTCAGCTAGGCTTGTCACAAGAGGCTATCTCTCGGCTGCATGGCCCGATCGGTTTGCACATAGGCAGCCACACACCGGCGGAAATCGCCTTGTCGCTGCTGGCCGAAATCGTGGCGATCAAGAACGGCGTCGAACTGAAGCAGAAGAAGCTGTTGCAGGAGGTGGTATGA